In Clupea harengus chromosome 13, Ch_v2.0.2, whole genome shotgun sequence, one DNA window encodes the following:
- the LOC116223222 gene encoding complement C1q-like protein 2 has product MKMKTPGVVLLLLWSGLVVVAAESGGLQDEATAPTQLTCQPDIHTVLREMSALMAEQRVELRYTKTQMDAMETRLTERLAASEKKAEAMETSLRASERTVEEQRAVIRELKEKQEEQAAAVRAIGGSVKLTGSQVEELRREREERKVSFSASLVASGDVITGPFNSATPLVYKHIFTNIGNAYNPNTGVFTAPVRGVYYFNVFVFGNGHESRPSGVSLHKNGEHIVIAYSVQNTVHMAASNGASLLLEVGDVVYLKLWPNAWVRDNYNHHTTFSGHLLFAM; this is encoded by the exons atgaAAATGAAGACTCCTGGagttgtgctgctgttgctgtggtctggtctggttgtggTTGCAGCAGAGAGTGGAGGCCTCCAGGATGAAGCTACAGCCCCAACCCAGCTAACCTGCCAGCCTGACATCCacactgtgctgagagagatgagCGCTCTGATGGCggagcagagagtggagctCAGATACACCAAGACACAAATGGACGCCATGGAGACCAGACTGACTGAGAGGCTGGCTGCAAGTGAGAAAAAAGCAGAGGCCATGGAGACCAGTCTGAGAGCCAGTGAGAGGAcagtggaggagcagagagctgtTATTAGGGAGCtgaaggagaaacaggaggagcaAGCAGCAGCTGTGAGAGCTATAGGAGGCAGTGTGAAACTCACAGGGAGTCAGGTGGAGGAgttgaggagggagagagaggagaggaaggtgtctttctctgcctcactgGTAGCATCTGGAGATGTAATTACAGGACCCTTTAACTCAGCAACTCCCCTGGTCTACAAACACATCTTCACCAACATTGGGAATGCCTACAACCCAAATACAG GGgtcttcacagctccagtcagAGGGGTCTACTACTttaatgtctttgtgtttgggAATGGCCATGAATCAAGACCTTCCGGAGTCTCTCTCCATAAAAACGGAGAACATATTGTCATTGCCTACAGTGTCCAGAACACCGTTCACATGGCAGCCTCCAATGGGGCTTCTCTGCTGTTGGAGGTGGGGGATGTGGTCTACCTGAAGCTGTGGCCCAATGCCTGGGTGAGAGACAATTataaccaccacaccaccttcTCTGGACACCTGCTCTTTGCTATGTGA
- the LOC105912521 gene encoding complement C1q-like protein 2, giving the protein MKTPGAVLLLLWSGLVVVAAESGGLQDEATGAAPTQLTCQPDIHTVLREMSALMAEQRVELRYTKTQMEAMETRLRASEKTVEEQRAVIKELKGKQEEQAAAVRAVGGSVNLAGSQVEKLRREREERKVSFSASLVASGDETFGPFTVSTPLVFRNTFVNIGSAYNPNTGVFTAPVRGVYHFVFFLFGNGHASTPTGASLYKNDKHMVIAYSHQTGQYVKPSNGASLLLEVGDVVYLKLWPNAWVRDNENLHTTFSGHLLFTM; this is encoded by the exons atgAAGACTCCTggagctgtgctgctgttgctgtggtctggtctggttgtggTTGCAGCAGAGAGTGGAGGCCTCCAGGATGAAGCTACAGGTGCAGCCCCAACCCAGCTAACCTGCCAGCCTGACATCCacactgtgctgagagagatgagCGCTCTGATGgcagagcagagagtggagctCAGATACACCAAGACACAAATGGAAGCcatggagaccagactgagagccagtgagaagacagtagaggagcagagagctgtTATTAAGGAGCTGAAGGGGAAACAGGAGGAGCAAGCAGCAGCTGTGAGAGCTGTAGGAGGCAGTGTGAACCTCGCAGGGAGTCAGGTGGAGaagctgaggagggagagagaggagaggaaggtgtctttctctgcctcactgGTGGCATCTGGAGATGAAACCTTTGGACCTTTTACAGTATCAACACCCCTGGTCTTCAGAAATACCTTCGTCAACATCGGAAGTGCCTACAACCCAAACACAG gGGTCTTCACTGCCCCTGTCAGAGGGGTCTACCactttgtgttctttttgtttGGGAATGGCCATGCATCTACCCCTACAGGGGCCTCGCTCTataaaaatgacaaacacatgGTCATTGCATACAGTCACCAGACGGGCCAGTATGTAAAACCCTCCAATGGGGcttctctgctgctggaggtgggggATGTGGTCTACCTGAAGCTGTGGCCCAATGCCTGGGTGAGAGACAATGAGAACCTCCACACAACCTTCTCTGGACACCTGCTCTTCACCATGTGA